GCACGCCCGAGGCGATGGTGCCGCAGTAGCCGCGGAACTCGTGGTTGGGACGGTTCACGTACTGGATCGGCAGGCGCAGGTCGATGAGGTTGCGGTCGCCGGCGATGTGCACCTGCTCGAGGTGCTGGATCAGCGACAGCCCCTGGTACCAGGGCATGTTCGCGCTGCGCTCGACCACGTTGTCGCCCAACAGGGCCGACACCGGGATGAACGACAGGTCGTCGATCTCGAGCTTCGCGGCGAAGTCCGAGTACTCCTGGCGCAGCTCGTCGAAGCGCTCCTGCGACCAGTCCACCAGGTCCATCTTGTTGACCACGACCACCACGTGCGGGATCTGCAGCAGCGAGGCGATGAAGCCGTGGCGCTTGCTCTGCGTGGTGATGCCGTTCTTGGCGTCGATCAGGACGAGCGACAGGTTCGCCGTCGACGCGCCGGTGACCATGTTCCGCGTGTACTGCTCGTGGCCCGGCGTGTCGGCGATGATGAAGCGCCGCGTGGGCGTGGAGAAGTAGCGGTAGGCGACGTCGATGGTGATGCCCTGTTCCCGCTCGGACTTCAGGCCGTCCATGAGCAGGGCGAGGTCCAGATTGCGGTTCAGGCGCTTGCTCGCCGCCTCGACGCCTTCCATGTGGTCCTCGAAGATCGACTTCGAGTCGTACAGCAGACGGCCGATCAGCGTGGACTTGCCGTCGTCCACGCTGCCGGCGGTGGAGAAGCGCAGCAGCTCGGATTCCTCGTTGCGGCGCAGCAGTTCCTCGACCGTGACCTGGCCCACGATGTCGCTCATGCTAGAAGTAGCCCTCCCGCTTCTTCGTCTCCATCGAAGCGTCCTGGTCGTAGTCGATCATGCGCGTGGAGCGCTCGCTCTGCCGCGCGATCATGGTCTCGGCCACGATCTCCTGCACCGTGGTGGCCGTGCTCTCGGTGGCGGCCGTCAGCGGCCAGTCGCCGAGCGTGCGGAAGCGCACCGACACCTCTTCGACCTGCTCGCCGTCGGACAGCTCCATGGGGTGGTCGAAGTACTCGTGGTCGTCGGGCGTGTAGTAGGGAATGAGCATCCCGTCGCGGCGGACGATCCGGCGCGGCTTCGAGTAGTACAGCTCGCAGAGGTCGATGTCCTCCACGAGGATGTACTGCCAGATGTCGAGCTCGGTCCAGTTGGAGATCGGGAACACGCGGATCGACTCGCCGCGGTGCACGCGCGTGTTGTAGAGGTCCCACAGCTCGGGGCGCTGGTTCTTCGGGTCCCACCGCGAGTGCTCGTCGCGGAAGCTGAAGATGCGCTCCTTGGCGCGCGAGCGTTCCTCGTCGCGCCGGGCGCCGCCGAAGGCCGCGTCGAAGCGGTGCTCGCGCAGGGCCCGCACCAGGGCCTGCGTGTTCATGACGTTCGTGTACTCCACCGAGCCCCAGGTGAAGGGGTTCGCGCCGCGCTCCTTGGCCTGCCAGTTCGTCTCGCTCAGGATCTCCACGCCCAGCCGCTCGGCCGTGCGGTCGCGGTGCTGGTACATCTCCGGGAACATCCACGTGGTGTCGATCACCATCAGCGGGAAGGGGATCGGCGCCGGGTGGAAGGCCTTGCGCGCCAGGTGCACCATGACCGACGAGTCCTTGCCCACGCTGTACAGCATGACCGGCTTGTCGAAGGTGGCGGCCACCTCGCGGATGATGTGGATGGCCTCGGCCTCGAGCTGGCGGAGGGTGGAGAGGGAGTAGTGTTCACTCCCGCGGTGGGAATCGCTCATGGGTGGCGCAGATCCGGGCTGAGGTGGCGCGACGGGACAGGTCCCGTTCGGGGCAGGGGATCGGTCCGGGAGTGTACCGCCATCGGGCGGAAACGGCCAAACCGGGGCTCTTCTTTAGGCGTTGCCGGTGATCGGGGCCTGCGCTAGGGTGCGCCGCAACGGTCGCACGCAGGCTGCTCGCGCCCGGCTGCATCGTGCACCCGCAAGCGACGTACCACCCGAATCCGAGGACTTCGTGGTGAGCCTCCCCGGTCGACGGCTCCGGCCGATCCGACGAGCCTGCTGCACCATCGTGGCCCTGGTGGCCGTGCTGGCGAGCGCCGCGCCCGCCGGCGCCCAGTCCGCCGCGGACCTGCGCCGCCTGCAGTCGCTGACGCCCGAACAGCGCGCCCAGCTGCGCGAGCGGCTCGAGCAGGGCGAGGCCGCGAGCCCCGAGGACACCCTGGCCGAACCCGGCCGCACCGAGCTGCCCGAGCAGCCGGCCGTGGTGCTGCCGCTGTCGCAGACCCAGGCCGAGTCCGTGGTGGCCGAGGCCACCGGGGATACAGCAGACGAGGCCCCCTCGGACCTCTTCGGCGCCGACTTCTTCCGCGGCGATCCGGCGATGTTCGGGCCCCAGAGCTTCGGCCCCGTGCCCGCCGACTACCTGATCGGCCCCGGCGACCAGATCGTGGTCGACGTGTGGGGCGAGGTGGAGTTCCGCCACGAGCGGGTGGTCGACCGCGACGGAACCATCATCCTGCCGCGCGCCGGCCGCATCAGCGCCGCCAACCGCACGCTCGAGGACCTGACCCGGGCGATCCGCCAGCAACTGAGCCGCTCGTACTCGGGCATCGACCCCAGCGGCGAGGGCGGCACGACCTTCGTCGACGTCAGCCTGGGCCGCCTGCGCGCGATCCGGGTGTTCGTGGTGGGCGAGGCCGCCCGACCCGGTGCCTACGAACTCAGTTCGGTGTCGACCGTGTTCACCGCTCTGCACGCCGCCGGCGGCCCGAACGCCCAGGGCAGCCTGCGCAACGTGACCCTGATGCGCGGGACCGAACAGGTCGCCACGGTGGACCTGTACGACTACCTGCTTCGCGGCGAGCGCAGCGGCGACGTGATCCTGCGCGAGGGCGATACCGTGTTCGTGCCCATCCGAGAGGTGACCGTGCGGGCGAGCGGGGCCGTGCGGCGGCCGATGCGCTACGAGTTGATCCCCGGCGAGGGCGTGGCCGATCTGGTGCGCTATGCCGGCGGTTTCGCCGTGGACGCCGTGACCGACCTCGTGCAC
This is a stretch of genomic DNA from Candidatus Krumholzibacteriia bacterium. It encodes these proteins:
- the cysD gene encoding sulfate adenylyltransferase subunit CysD, which produces MSDSHRGSEHYSLSTLRQLEAEAIHIIREVAATFDKPVMLYSVGKDSSVMVHLARKAFHPAPIPFPLMVIDTTWMFPEMYQHRDRTAERLGVEILSETNWQAKERGANPFTWGSVEYTNVMNTQALVRALREHRFDAAFGGARRDEERSRAKERIFSFRDEHSRWDPKNQRPELWDLYNTRVHRGESIRVFPISNWTELDIWQYILVEDIDLCELYYSKPRRIVRRDGMLIPYYTPDDHEYFDHPMELSDGEQVEEVSVRFRTLGDWPLTAATESTATTVQEIVAETMIARQSERSTRMIDYDQDASMETKKREGYF